The following are encoded together in the Oncorhynchus masou masou isolate Uvic2021 chromosome 5, UVic_Omas_1.1, whole genome shotgun sequence genome:
- the LOC135539749 gene encoding prolargin-like: MKTGVGLYTALVLCLLMGTVFLQRPRPKKPPKPPKPSKRPSFKPAPPPKEPEPQEPTDFPPPVVGPPSIFPDCPRECFCPPSFPNALYCENRNLRTVPVIPSRVQYLYLQNNYISEVTAEPFNNATELRWVNMANNRIKKVDKQVFEKVPGLLFLYMERNQLKEVPDDLPAGLEQLRLSHNQISKIPSGAFGKMEHLALLDLHHNKLSDSDMGKNTFKDLKNLVQLNLAHNILKKMPANIPNGIAQLFLDRNNIDNIPKDYFQGFSNLAFVRLNYNQLSDKGVPKAVFNVSTLLDLHLAHNQLTSVPLFNPQLEHLHLNHNSIESINGTQLCPFSLSSESLTDEALMPRLRYLRLDGNHLSPPVPLDVIMCFRHLKSIVV; this comes from the exons ATGAAGACCGGTGTGGGACTCTACACTGCCCTGGTGCTCTGTCTCCTGATGGGGACAGTGTTTTTACAGAGACCACGGCCTAAGAAACCTCCTAAGCCTCCAAAGCCCAGCAAGCGCCCCTCATTCAAGCCTGCCCCGCCACCTAAGGAACCAGAACCCCAGGAGCCCACAGATTTCCCCCCTCCCGTCGTTGGCCCCCCTTCCATATTCCCTGACTGTCCCCGGGAGTGTTTCTGCCCCCCTTCCTTCCCCAATGCCCTCTATTGCGAGAACCGGAACCTCCGTACGGTCCCTGTGATCCCGTCCAGAGTACAATACCTGTACCTGCAGAATAACTACATCTCCGAGGTAACAGCTGAACCCTTCAACAATGCCACAGAGCTGAGATGGGTCAACATGGCCAACAACCGCATCAAAAAAGTGGACAAGCAG GTGTTTGAGAAGGTACCTGGTCTGTTGTTTCTCTACATGGAGAGGAACCAGCTGAAGGAGGTTCCTGATGACCTGCCAGCAGGGTtggagcagctcagactcagccACAACCAGATCTCCAAGATCCCCTCTGGAGCCTTCGGCAAGATGGAGCACCTCGCTCTGCTCGACCTGCACCacaacaag TTGAGTGACAGTGACATGGGGAAGAACACTTTTAAAGACCTGAAGAACCTGGTTCAGCTGAACTTGGCCCACAACATCCTGAAGAAGATGCCAGCTAACATCCCCAACGGCATCGCACAGCTATTCCTGGACAGGAACAACATTGACAACATCCCTAA GGACTACTTCCAAGGTTTCTCCAACCTGGCGTTTGTGAGGCTCAACTACAACCAGCTGAGTGATAAGGGAGTCCCTAAGGCTGTGTTCAACGTATCCACTCTGCTAGACCTTCACCTGGCCCACAACCAGCTCACCTCCGTCCCCTTGTTCAACCCCCAGCTGGAGCACTTGCACCTCAACCACAACAGCATCGAGA GTATTAATGGGACCCAGCTGTGTCCCTTTAGTCTGTCCTCTGAGAGTCTGACTGATGAGGCTCTGATGCCCAGGCTCAG GTATCTGCGTCTGGATGGGAACCACCTGAGTCCTCCTGTCCCTCTAGATGTCATCATGTGTTTCAGACACCTTAAGTCCATTGTTGTCTAG